The Streptomyces sp. RKAG293 genome includes a region encoding these proteins:
- a CDS encoding MMPL family transporter, producing the protein MRRWAEFVLRHRRAVVGFWGLVLVAGVLLAGRTTDRLTIDFSLPGQPGTVTAHKIEHAFGSGGDTSPYLVSVTLPAGQTITGHEAEVGRAFAAAGTAAPNVRVIDEANTGDKAFRTKDDRTAYAMVFYRFNPSPSQKLLTDPIQAAVQKALPSGATVGVTGQDVLASGGNDGGGPGVLGETLLGAVGALAVLAFVFASFLAFLPLLVAAVSILATFVMLLPLTYATDVSFIVQFLVALIGLGVAIDYSLLFVTRWREERDRGRDNHEAVVVAMERAGHAVVFSGVTVAIGLLALVVLPVPFLRSMGYGGALIPLASVMTTLTLTPRSWAASGRRSTGRRSGTRTGRAGSGAAGPPPWYGAAGSPPAPRWPRSGSWSASSSASRSAWPPRNRWPRTARPTTPCRPWSAAASRPAR; encoded by the coding sequence ATGCGTCGGTGGGCCGAGTTCGTGCTGCGGCATCGCAGGGCGGTCGTGGGGTTCTGGGGTCTCGTGCTGGTCGCCGGCGTGCTGTTGGCGGGCCGGACGACGGATCGGCTGACGATCGACTTCTCGCTGCCGGGTCAGCCCGGCACCGTGACGGCGCACAAGATCGAGCACGCCTTCGGCAGCGGCGGCGACACGAGTCCGTATCTGGTCTCGGTCACGCTCCCGGCAGGGCAGACGATCACCGGCCACGAGGCCGAGGTCGGCCGCGCTTTCGCGGCGGCGGGCACCGCGGCCCCGAACGTGCGGGTGATCGATGAGGCGAACACCGGCGACAAGGCGTTCAGGACGAAGGACGACCGCACCGCCTACGCGATGGTCTTCTACCGGTTCAACCCGTCACCGAGTCAGAAGCTGCTGACCGATCCCATCCAAGCGGCGGTGCAGAAGGCCCTGCCGTCCGGCGCCACGGTCGGGGTGACGGGCCAGGACGTGCTGGCCTCCGGGGGCAATGACGGCGGCGGGCCCGGGGTGCTCGGGGAGACGCTCCTCGGTGCCGTCGGAGCCCTCGCCGTGCTCGCCTTCGTCTTCGCCTCGTTCCTCGCCTTCCTGCCGCTGCTGGTGGCCGCGGTGTCGATCCTCGCGACCTTCGTGATGCTGCTGCCGCTCACCTACGCCACCGATGTGTCCTTCATCGTGCAGTTCCTGGTCGCCCTCATCGGCCTGGGCGTGGCGATCGACTACTCGCTGCTGTTCGTCACCCGCTGGCGCGAGGAACGCGACCGCGGCCGGGACAATCACGAGGCCGTCGTGGTCGCGATGGAACGAGCCGGTCATGCGGTGGTGTTCAGCGGTGTGACGGTGGCCATCGGCCTGCTCGCCCTCGTCGTCCTGCCGGTCCCGTTCCTCCGCAGCATGGGCTACGGCGGGGCGCTCATCCCGCTCGCGAGCGTGATGACGACGCTCACCCTGACCCCGCGATCCTGGGCGGCATCGGGCCGAAGGTCGACTGGCCGAAGATCCGGCACGAGAACCGGGCGAGCCGGTTCTGGAGCCGCTGGACCGCCGCCGTGGTACGGCGCCGCTGGATCGCCGCCGGCGCCGCGTTGGCCGCGCTCGGGGTCCTGGTCGGCGTCTTCTTCGGCATCAAGATCGGCCTGGCCTCCTCGGAATCGCTGGCCAAGAACGGCTCGGCCTACGACACCCTGCAGACCCTGGAGCGCGGCGGCGTCCCGACCGGCGCGCTGA
- a CDS encoding AI-2E family transporter, with translation MSRPSHPQSGSPDPVAPSAGRGHRIRKASRQALRGFAPPPAGNPAGRRPASGSGPGGEPRVFPALLTAAAYAWRILVVGALVYAVFSVLGRFHEITVSVFLGLVITAMLRPVTDLLERFLPRPLAVAVTLLGSIVLALGVLALVGGAVAGERAGLDREFRAGVDRIEHWLQRPPFRLNPAALTDVQSRIGQFLSSHRSTLISTAVSGAGRLVEVLTVFALALFSSVFFIHSGDRQWGWFCDQLPPTARERVMTGGRAAWRTFTGYTHGIVLVAAINAILVGVALFVLGVPLALPLALLEFFAAFIPLIGSPIALAVAAVVALAAKGPLIAAMVVALIVIIGQIEGHLLHPIVMSWAVRLHPVVVAFSVIGGAVAAGVMGAVVAVPLVSVLWSVHQALRPAGEPGPPRNPAPDGGRES, from the coding sequence ATGTCCAGGCCATCGCATCCGCAGTCCGGCAGTCCGGACCCCGTCGCGCCGTCCGCCGGGCGCGGGCACCGGATCCGTAAGGCGTCGCGCCAAGCGCTGCGCGGCTTCGCCCCTCCCCCGGCCGGCAACCCGGCCGGCCGGCGCCCGGCGTCAGGCTCCGGGCCCGGTGGTGAGCCGCGAGTGTTCCCCGCTCTGCTGACGGCTGCCGCGTACGCATGGCGGATCCTCGTGGTGGGCGCCCTCGTGTACGCGGTCTTCTCCGTGCTCGGGCGGTTCCACGAGATCACCGTGTCGGTCTTCCTCGGCCTGGTCATCACGGCGATGCTCCGGCCGGTGACCGACCTCCTGGAGCGCTTCCTGCCACGACCGCTCGCCGTCGCCGTGACCCTGCTCGGCAGTATCGTCCTCGCCCTCGGCGTCCTGGCCCTGGTCGGCGGGGCGGTGGCGGGAGAGCGCGCCGGGCTGGACCGGGAGTTCCGGGCGGGCGTCGACAGGATCGAGCACTGGCTCCAGCGGCCGCCGTTCCGGCTCAACCCGGCGGCACTCACCGACGTCCAGTCCCGGATCGGTCAGTTCCTGTCCAGCCACCGGTCCACCCTGATCAGTACGGCGGTCAGTGGCGCCGGCCGGCTGGTCGAGGTCCTCACCGTGTTCGCGCTGGCCCTGTTCTCCTCGGTCTTCTTCATCCACTCCGGCGACCGGCAGTGGGGCTGGTTCTGCGATCAGCTTCCGCCCACCGCGCGGGAACGGGTGATGACCGGGGGCCGCGCGGCCTGGCGGACCTTCACCGGCTACACCCACGGCATCGTGCTGGTGGCCGCGATCAACGCGATCCTGGTCGGCGTGGCCCTTTTCGTCCTCGGCGTGCCGCTCGCGCTCCCGCTGGCTCTGCTGGAGTTCTTCGCCGCGTTCATTCCGCTGATCGGCTCACCCATCGCGCTCGCCGTCGCCGCCGTGGTGGCGCTGGCGGCCAAGGGCCCGTTGATCGCGGCCATGGTCGTCGCCCTCATCGTGATCATCGGGCAGATCGAGGGCCATCTGCTGCACCCGATCGTGATGAGCTGGGCCGTCCGGCTGCATCCGGTGGTGGTCGCGTTCTCGGTCATCGGCGGCGCCGTCGCGGCCGGCGTCATGGGCGCCGTGGTGGCCGTACCGCTGGTGTCCGTCCTCTGGTCGGTCCATCAGGCGCTGCGCCCGGCGGGCGAACCGGGTCCGCCGCGGAACCCGGCCCCCGACGGAGGGCGGGAATCCTGA
- a CDS encoding ATP-binding protein: MSPTALPVESHGDVPAVSWSKVFTGRVAELRLLGELMLSDGRGCFVVWLHGMAGVGKSTLLRRFAEEAEAHGRVTRNVDLRHTDPTPEAFLAALEAQGGPAGAQVLLIDSAESLGPLERWLRDVFLPGLPSRPLLVVGSRLPPSAEWRTDPQWWHALRSVRLTGMNDAEAALLLRNRDVDEAEVPGIVRAAHGLPLALALFADARGQSMGALEQRCFWELRDSPDLVAELLRLMLRESLSLSRIDALHVLALARVTTEESVRHALEVPPATAHELYTWLCGLSFVHSTAEGLVPHELMREALLADLRWRGPEKYESLFGRLHGQLTERLGQRVGDRWASGAGLAYLGRTNRVAREAVDWRGADRIRWRAARREDLDGAVAAIGKEHGVAAGALALRWWEYQPAAFTVAEDGRRLVGVLVAPLLEPGATRLPDDPVARAALERADGRSPLRRTERLLLARWSTGSAAAVCSALTTLWATTPGLAVSWTCTSGEQSALASLLALYGQQRTAPADGPDGERVLPFVQDWRGAPFDRWAATLRFRLLSDEPACALAPTAALVESTMPWPEFVDSVKHAYRSVRDPRLLAESALLGTRLVAPGADATALREVLTETVAQLRAYPGQRQLGDVLEITYLGGPRSQQAAASRAALSFSTYRRRLSTALTKAAELLRERELYGPVPR; this comes from the coding sequence ATGTCTCCCACAGCCCTGCCGGTGGAATCGCACGGGGACGTGCCGGCAGTGTCCTGGAGCAAGGTCTTCACCGGCCGGGTGGCCGAACTGCGGCTGCTGGGGGAGCTGATGCTCAGCGATGGGCGCGGCTGCTTCGTCGTGTGGCTGCACGGCATGGCGGGCGTCGGGAAGAGCACCCTGCTGCGCCGGTTCGCCGAGGAGGCCGAGGCGCACGGCCGGGTCACCCGCAATGTCGATCTGCGGCACACGGACCCGACGCCGGAGGCGTTCCTGGCCGCGCTGGAGGCGCAGGGCGGGCCGGCGGGCGCGCAGGTGCTGCTGATCGACTCCGCGGAGTCGCTGGGCCCGCTGGAGCGGTGGCTGCGCGACGTGTTCCTGCCCGGCCTGCCGTCGCGCCCGCTGCTCGTCGTCGGCAGCCGGCTGCCGCCGTCCGCCGAGTGGCGCACCGATCCGCAGTGGTGGCACGCGCTGCGCAGCGTGCGGCTGACCGGGATGAACGATGCGGAGGCCGCGCTGCTGCTGCGCAACCGGGACGTCGACGAGGCCGAGGTCCCGGGCATCGTGCGTGCCGCGCACGGACTGCCGCTCGCGCTGGCGCTGTTCGCCGACGCGCGGGGACAGTCCATGGGCGCCCTGGAACAGCGCTGCTTCTGGGAACTGCGCGACTCCCCCGACCTGGTGGCCGAACTCCTGCGTCTGATGCTGCGCGAAAGCCTGTCGCTGTCCCGGATCGACGCCCTCCACGTGCTGGCGCTGGCCCGGGTCACCACCGAGGAGTCGGTACGGCACGCGCTGGAGGTGCCGCCGGCCACGGCGCACGAGCTGTACACCTGGCTGTGCGGCCTGTCGTTCGTGCACAGCACCGCGGAGGGACTGGTGCCGCACGAGTTGATGCGGGAGGCGCTGCTGGCCGATCTGCGGTGGCGCGGACCGGAGAAGTACGAGTCGCTGTTCGGCCGGCTGCACGGCCAGTTGACCGAGCGGCTCGGACAACGGGTCGGCGACCGCTGGGCGTCCGGTGCGGGGCTGGCCTATCTGGGCCGGACGAACCGGGTGGCGCGGGAGGCGGTGGACTGGCGGGGCGCGGACCGGATCCGGTGGCGCGCCGCCCGCCGGGAGGACCTGGACGGGGCGGTTGCCGCGATCGGGAAGGAGCACGGTGTCGCGGCCGGCGCGCTGGCCCTGCGGTGGTGGGAGTACCAGCCGGCCGCCTTCACCGTCGCCGAGGACGGCCGCCGGCTCGTCGGCGTGCTCGTCGCACCCCTTCTGGAGCCGGGCGCCACGCGGCTGCCGGACGACCCGGTGGCGCGTGCCGCCCTCGAGCGCGCGGACGGCCGGTCGCCGCTGCGGCGTACCGAGCGGCTGCTGCTGGCCCGCTGGAGCACCGGCAGCGCGGCGGCCGTCTGTTCGGCGCTGACCACGCTGTGGGCGACCACGCCCGGCCTGGCCGTGAGCTGGACCTGTACGAGCGGGGAGCAGTCGGCGCTCGCGTCCCTGCTCGCCCTGTACGGGCAGCAGCGGACGGCGCCCGCCGACGGACCCGACGGCGAGCGGGTGCTGCCCTTCGTACAGGACTGGCGCGGCGCACCGTTCGACCGCTGGGCCGCGACGCTCCGCTTCCGGCTGCTGAGCGACGAGCCCGCGTGCGCGCTGGCGCCGACCGCCGCGCTGGTGGAATCCACCATGCCGTGGCCGGAGTTCGTCGACTCCGTCAAGCACGCCTACCGCAGTGTGCGGGACCCCCGGCTGCTCGCGGAGAGCGCGCTGCTCGGCACCCGGCTGGTGGCGCCCGGCGCGGACGCGACAGCGCTCCGCGAGGTGCTGACCGAGACGGTGGCGCAACTGCGCGCGTATCCAGGGCAGCGGCAGTTGGGCGATGTGCTGGAGATCACCTACCTGGGCGGGCCGCGCAGCCAGCAGGCCGCGGCCAGCAGGGCCGCGCTGTCCTTCAGCACCTACCGGCGCCGGCTCTCCACGGCGCTGACGAAGGCGGCGGAACTGCTGCGGGAGCGCGAGCTGTACGGGCCGGTGCCGCGGTGA